One window of Vanessa atalanta chromosome 9, ilVanAtal1.2, whole genome shotgun sequence genomic DNA carries:
- the LOC125066437 gene encoding uncharacterized protein LOC125066437, which translates to MDSEMETASEASVKNHRPLETDDSDSENEGVKSARPAAPRRSEVKGNGLTRARTELKEKEEEEREVAFERALRSRAFKKAPTERKDAVVPSSSVTKSMADPATLGAEELHAEAERNVAAILTVAKKSGNLKFGYIKSLKESAAALQAIVEVLSSRTEAEETRRLQADNSRLRREVENLKEDLKAHRREFADMRATMTASSGPSLATPSTDAMIDELREFITISIGAMLDARLPPPRVSSPPATTVELDVPRPSMPPTASAPKKQKQSKNNRTTPAATVPPAARTPIPSAQAGTGQEESWATVVRKGKKDKKPSPPVASKLTTTPAVTLKKGKISMPRTAAVIISLQPEAEEKGVTYAQVLEKAEQSVDLAQLGIGEGIKIRRAATGARVLELPKSQSQEQAGRLADKLRVALDGVANVVLPVRMTELRITGLDDSVTKTKLAAAIARVGNCPVDSVRVGTVGTGPAGVGMATVRCPTVAAKTLANSGRFLVGWSSARVRVLEQQPLRCFRCGGAGHLAPSCSAPAHCAVCAEAGRPSGHSMGGRDCNPPHTKGKAVQGTRAAPIECSRQASEEAQRTKKCTDN; encoded by the exons ATGGACTCGGAGATGGAGACCGCTTCGGAGGCCTCTGTTAAAAACCATCGACCGCTGGAGACGGACGACTCCGACTCCGAAAACGAGGGAGTCAAGTCGGCGAGACCCGCTGCCCCCCGCCGCAGCGAAGTTAAAGGTAACGGCCTCACCCGGGCTAGGACCGAATTAAAGGAAAAAGAGGAGGAGGAACGAGAAGTTGCCTTCGAGAGGGCGCTCCGTAGCCGTGCCTTTAAAAAGGCACCAACCGAAAGAAAGGACGCAGTAGTGCCATCATCGTCGGTAACAAAAAGCATGGCGGACCCGGCGACGCTCGGAGCGGAGGAGCTGCACGCGGAGGCGGAGCGCAACGTAGCCGCTATCCTCACGGTTGCCAAAAAATCGGGCAACCTTAAGTTCGGCTATATTAAAAGCCTGAAGGAATCGGCTGCCGCCCTACAGGCTATAGTCGAGGTCCTCTCTTCTCGCACTGAGGCGGAAGAGACACGGCGTCTGCAGGCGGACAATAGCCGCCTGCGCCGGGAGGTCGAAAACCTCAAAGAGGACCTGAAGGCTCACAGGAGGGAGTTTGCCGACATGAGGGCGACCATGACGGCTTCGAGTGGGCCTTCTCTGGCCACTCCATCCACCGATGCAATGATTGATGAACTGAGAGAGTTCATCACGATCTCGATCGGTGCGATGCTGGACGCCAGACTCCCTCCCCCGAGAGTAAGCAGTCCACCAGCTACAACCGTAGAGCTGGACGTGCCGAGGCCTTCGATGCCACCCACGGCTTCTGCTCCCAAAAAGCAGAAGCAGTCCAAAAACAATAGGACAACCCCGGCTGCAACGGTACCACCGGCAGCTAGGACACCCATCCCTTCAGCTCAAGCTGGTACGGGGCAGGAGGAAAGTTGGGCCACTGTTGTCCGGAAAGGGAAAAAGGATAAGAAACCTTCCCCACCAGTGGCAAGCAAGCTCACAACCACCCCGGCGGTAACATTGAAAAAGGGCAAAATATCCATGCCCCGCACCGCTGCCGTCATCATCTCTCTGCAGCCTGAGGCAGAGGAAAAGGGAGTGACGTACGCCCAGGTGCTAGAGAAGGCCGAGCAGAGCGTCGACCTGGCGCAGCTGGGCATAGGGGAGGGCATTAAGATCCGCCGCGCTGCCACCGGTGCTAGGGTCCTAGAGTTGCCTAAGTCGCAGAGTCAGGAGCAGGCTGGGCGACTGGCGGATAAGCTCCGCGTCGCCCTGGATGGAGTGGCCAACGTCGTTCTACCCGTGAGGATGACCGAGTTGAGGATCACGGGGCTGGACGACTCGGTCACAAAGACCAAGTTGGCCGCAGCCATAGCCAGGGTTGGCAATTGCCCCGTTGACTCTGTCCGGGTCGGGACTGTCGGCACAGGTCCTGCGGGAGTGGGCATGGCTACAGTGAGGTGCCCAACGGTGGCGGCTAAGACTCTCGCCAACAGTGGCAGGTTCCTAGTGGGATGGAGCTCTGCTAGAGTCAGGGTACTAGAGCAGCAACCTCTTCGCTGTTTCCG GTGTGGAGGTGCGGGACACCTGGCACCGTCGTGCTCTGCACCAGCCCACTGCGCAGTCTGTGCAGAGGCTGGGAGGCCCTCAGGGCACTCGATGGGTGGCAGGGACTGCAACCCTCCCCACACGAAAGGCAAGgcggtccaaggaaccaggGCCGCCCCAATTGAATGTAGCCGTCAGGCCTCGGAGGAAGCTCAACGAACCAAAAAATGCACGGACAACTGA